The genome window TTCTTTGCTGGCTCAAACAGGAGAGTGGGACAAACAAGTGGATGATATCTTTCTCATCCAACCCTACAACACAATTCAGTGTCTGAAGTCCAATACGGAATACCGTGGGGGGTGTTCAGTGGCTGATTTTGTAAAATATATTCTTGAAGAATAAACGTTGTGTTGACAGCAAGGAGCCGAGACCTTACCATTGACCGACTTAATATAGTATTCAAGGAACAATTATAATGAAAAAAATGATACCGGTTCTCCTTATTCTGATTATAGCACTTGTATCCTGCGGCTCAGGCAAGCTGGATGAGGGTGTTGTAGCCAGGGTCAATAAATCAGACATTCCCCAGGCAGAATTTGATAAAGAAGTAGAAGCCTTTAAAAAACAGTATGAACTTCAAGGGCAGTTTTTGACCGATGCTGATCTTGAAACCATTAAACCCAGGTTATTGGACTCTCTGGTTGTGAAACAGCTTCTTTTAGAAAAAGCAAATGAGCTCAAAATCACAGCGGACAGCGAAGGTGTTCTTTCCCAGATTGAGGGTTTTAAAACTCAGTTCCCTTCAGAAGAAGATTTTAGATCCAGCTTGGAGACCAATGGCTTTACCGAAGAGAGTCTCATCCAGGAATTGGAATGGCAATCCATTTTACAGACTCTTTTTGAAAGGGAAGTCTCTGATAAAGTGACCGTGTCGGATGAAGAGGTCCGCAAGTTTTATGATGATAATCAGAACACCTATTTCATTACACCAGAATCTGTCAATTGCAGTCATATTCTTGTTATGGTGAACGATGAACAGTCAGAGGAGGAGGCTCTTTCCAAGATTAGTTCTATCCATGAAAAGATCAAAGCCGGCATGGATTTCGGTGATGCCGCTTCTGCTTATTCCGAAGGTCCCACAAAAGCTAGCCGAGGAGAATTGGGTGTCATCA of Oceanispirochaeta crateris contains these proteins:
- a CDS encoding peptidylprolyl isomerase → MKKMIPVLLILIIALVSCGSGKLDEGVVARVNKSDIPQAEFDKEVEAFKKQYELQGQFLTDADLETIKPRLLDSLVVKQLLLEKANELKITADSEGVLSQIEGFKTQFPSEEDFRSSLETNGFTEESLIQELEWQSILQTLFEREVSDKVTVSDEEVRKFYDDNQNTYFITPESVNCSHILVMVNDEQSEEEALSKISSIHEKIKAGMDFGDAASAYSEGPTKASRGELGVINRGQTVPAFEEAAFNQEIGVVGDPVLSQFGYHLILVTAKNEETTTPFDDVKDLIKEQLHQQANEEDTMAYIEDLRNGAKIILPEWATVEAEAPVVAPAAQS